A region of Lichenibacterium dinghuense DNA encodes the following proteins:
- a CDS encoding DUF1127 domain-containing protein: MRPADVSPSRFAAAASAVARFAASLREAGERRRAVRSLASLDDHMLRDIGLSRFDVDAALVEPALTDGTLILAERAREARQHQRATAREAQAWAPLTVDARRAA, encoded by the coding sequence ATGCGTCCCGCCGATGTCTCTCCCTCCCGCTTCGCTGCCGCCGCGTCGGCCGTGGCGCGCTTCGCCGCCAGCCTGCGCGAGGCCGGGGAGCGCCGCCGCGCCGTGCGCAGCCTGGCCTCGCTCGACGACCACATGCTGCGCGACATCGGCCTGTCGCGGTTCGACGTCGACGCCGCCCTGGTGGAGCCCGCCCTGACCGACGGCACCCTGATCCTCGCCGAGCGCGCCCGCGAAGCGCGCCAGCACCAGCGCGCCACGGCCCGCGAGGCTCAGGCCTGGGCCCCCCTGACCGTCGACGCCCGCCGCGCGGCCTGA
- a CDS encoding MATE family efflux transporter, translating to MTHATDEPPRAGLETLPHPATAAAAPRRGTDPAFRARFTRGSVLRHVLVMTATGTVGTLSIFAVDLLSLVYVSHLGSTELKAAAGFATQVLVYPVAINIGLTIAVTAAVSRALGADHRARAKRIAASGLLISGAVSTLVAAAALAGAGPLLSLFGAQGHVREVAECFLLIALPGNVPFALGMALSGVLRAVGDARRAMMVTLAGGLVTAAVDPLLIFGLNLGIYGAAVSTLLSRFVFLGVGLHGVGRVHGLLERPRPRALGLDARILAAVALPAIAANLATPVGNGYALHVYAAFGDAAVAASAVIDRTVYVAFAAVFALTGAVGPILGQNVGAGLYGRVRETLTRCFAVTVGYALLVWLALALLWPEIAALFQASPAMTDYLRFFCTWGVAAWLFIGMLFVANAAFNNLGFPLLATLFNWGRATLGTAPFVTLGAHLGGVEGGMVGMAAGAAIFGTGAVATAYRVVGRLGLKAAHR from the coding sequence ATGACGCACGCGACCGACGAGCCGCCCCGGGCCGGCCTCGAAACCCTGCCGCATCCCGCGACGGCGGCCGCGGCGCCGCGCCGGGGGACCGATCCGGCCTTCCGGGCCCGCTTCACGCGCGGCTCCGTGTTGCGCCACGTGCTGGTGATGACGGCCACCGGCACGGTGGGCACGCTGTCGATCTTCGCCGTCGACCTCCTGTCCCTCGTCTACGTGTCCCATCTCGGCTCGACGGAGCTCAAGGCCGCCGCGGGCTTCGCCACGCAGGTCCTGGTCTACCCGGTGGCGATCAACATCGGGCTCACCATCGCGGTCACGGCGGCGGTGTCGAGGGCGCTCGGCGCCGACCACCGCGCGCGGGCGAAGCGCATCGCGGCCTCGGGGCTGCTGATCTCCGGCGCGGTCAGCACCCTCGTGGCCGCCGCGGCGCTCGCGGGCGCGGGCCCGCTGCTGTCGCTGTTTGGCGCGCAGGGCCACGTCCGGGAGGTCGCCGAGTGCTTCCTGCTCATCGCCCTGCCCGGCAACGTGCCCTTCGCGCTCGGCATGGCCCTGTCGGGCGTGCTGCGCGCCGTCGGGGACGCGCGCCGCGCCATGATGGTGACGCTGGCGGGCGGGCTCGTGACGGCGGCCGTCGATCCCCTGCTGATCTTCGGGCTGAACCTCGGCATCTACGGCGCGGCCGTGTCGACGCTGTTGTCGCGCTTCGTGTTCCTCGGCGTCGGGCTCCACGGCGTCGGACGGGTGCACGGGCTGCTCGAGCGGCCGAGGCCGCGCGCGCTCGGGCTCGACGCCCGCATCCTCGCCGCGGTGGCGCTGCCCGCCATCGCGGCCAACCTCGCCACCCCGGTCGGCAACGGCTACGCGCTGCACGTCTACGCGGCCTTCGGCGACGCCGCGGTGGCGGCCAGCGCCGTGATCGACCGCACCGTCTACGTGGCCTTCGCGGCGGTCTTCGCCCTCACCGGCGCGGTCGGCCCCATCCTCGGGCAGAACGTCGGCGCCGGGCTCTACGGCCGCGTGAGGGAGACGCTGACGCGCTGCTTCGCCGTGACGGTGGGCTACGCGCTCCTGGTGTGGCTCGCCCTGGCCCTGCTGTGGCCGGAGATCGCCGCGCTGTTCCAGGCCTCGCCCGCGATGACGGACTACCTGCGCTTCTTCTGCACCTGGGGCGTCGCCGCGTGGCTCTTCATCGGCATGCTGTTCGTGGCCAACGCGGCCTTCAACAACCTCGGCTTCCCGCTGCTCGCCACGCTGTTCAACTGGGGCCGCGCGACGCTGGGGACGGCGCCCTTCGTGACGCTGGGCGCGCATCTCGGCGGGGTCGAGGGCGGCATGGTCGGCATGGCGGCCGGGGCCGCGATCTTCGGCACCGGGGCGGTGGCGACCGCCTACCGCGTCGTCGGCCGCCTCGGGCTCAAGGCGGCGCACCGCTGA
- the ispH gene encoding 4-hydroxy-3-methylbut-2-enyl diphosphate reductase, which translates to MTKPPLQVMLCAPRGFCAGVIRAIDAVEQALSIYGPPVYVRHEIVHNKYVVESLKKKGAVFVEELDEIPPTDAPVIFSAHGVPKAVPAEASARKFFHIDATCPLVTKVHREAELHHRRGHTIILVGHAGHPEVVGTLGQLPDGAVILVENIADVHRLADEASPEFLAKKLAFVTQTTLSVDDTQGIVETLKQRFPGIVSPHKEDICYATTNRQEAVKQIAHEVDALLVVGSANSSNSQRLKEVSERAGCKNSQLVLRASDIDWAPLGDIRKIGITAGASAPEVLVEEIIDAFAERYEIEVETVATVTETMFFPLPRELRPVQDTMAATAAH; encoded by the coding sequence ATGACCAAACCGCCGCTCCAAGTGATGCTCTGCGCGCCGCGCGGCTTCTGCGCCGGCGTCATCCGCGCCATCGACGCGGTGGAGCAGGCCCTGTCGATCTACGGCCCCCCGGTCTACGTACGCCACGAGATCGTGCACAACAAATACGTCGTCGAGTCCCTGAAGAAGAAGGGGGCCGTCTTCGTCGAGGAGCTCGACGAGATCCCGCCCACCGACGCGCCGGTGATCTTCTCGGCCCACGGCGTGCCCAAGGCCGTGCCGGCCGAGGCCAGCGCCCGCAAGTTCTTCCACATCGACGCGACCTGCCCGCTGGTCACCAAGGTGCACCGCGAGGCCGAGCTGCACCATCGCCGCGGCCACACCATCATCCTGGTCGGCCACGCCGGCCACCCCGAGGTCGTGGGCACGCTGGGCCAGCTGCCGGACGGCGCCGTGATTCTGGTCGAAAACATCGCCGACGTGCACCGCCTCGCCGACGAGGCCTCGCCGGAGTTCCTCGCCAAGAAGCTCGCCTTCGTGACGCAGACCACGCTGTCGGTCGACGACACGCAGGGCATCGTCGAAACGCTGAAGCAGCGCTTCCCGGGCATCGTCAGCCCCCACAAGGAGGACATCTGCTACGCCACGACCAACCGCCAGGAGGCCGTGAAGCAGATCGCCCACGAGGTGGACGCGCTCCTGGTGGTGGGCTCGGCCAACTCGTCGAACTCGCAGCGCCTGAAGGAGGTGAGCGAGCGCGCCGGCTGCAAGAACAGCCAGCTCGTGCTGCGCGCCTCCGACATCGACTGGGCTCCGCTCGGCGACATCCGCAAGATCGGCATCACGGCGGGCGCTTCGGCCCCCGAGGTGCTGGTCGAGGAGATCATCGACGCCTTCGCGGAGCGCTACGAGATCGAGGTCGAGACCGTGGCGACCGTGACCGAGACCATGTTCTTCCCGCTGCCGCGCGAGCTGCGCCCCGTGCAGGACACCATGGCGGCGACGGCGGCGCACTGA
- a CDS encoding homoserine kinase, whose amino-acid sequence MAVYTDVSDAELSAFLGRYDVGALLSCKGIAEGVENSNYFVHTEGGNFILTLYEKRVSADDLPFFIGLMDHLASRGLNCPRPVRDRGGEALGTLNGRPAAMVTFLDGVWIKQPSAEHCGALGRAMAELHRAGADFSMRRPNDLSVASWPALFAAAGQGADAVAPGLSALVEEELELLAARWPRGLPEGVIHADLFPDNVFFLGDRLSGLIDFYFACTDAFAYDVAVCLNAWCFAEGGAFDPARGRALLDGYRAVRPLSRGEVEALPTLARGAALRFMLTRLVDWLNVPPGALVKPKDPREYLAKLRFHRTVSTAEAYGWHD is encoded by the coding sequence ATGGCCGTCTACACCGACGTCTCCGACGCCGAACTCTCCGCCTTCCTCGGCCGCTACGATGTCGGAGCCCTCCTGTCCTGCAAGGGCATCGCGGAGGGCGTCGAGAACTCGAACTACTTCGTCCACACCGAGGGGGGCAACTTCATCCTCACGCTCTACGAGAAGCGCGTCTCGGCCGACGACCTGCCCTTCTTCATCGGGCTGATGGACCACCTCGCGTCGCGGGGGCTGAACTGCCCGCGCCCGGTGCGCGACCGGGGCGGCGAGGCGCTCGGCACCCTCAACGGCCGGCCCGCCGCCATGGTGACCTTCCTCGACGGCGTGTGGATCAAGCAGCCCTCGGCCGAGCATTGCGGCGCCCTCGGCCGCGCGATGGCGGAGCTGCACCGCGCCGGCGCCGACTTCTCCATGCGCCGGCCCAACGACCTGTCGGTGGCGAGCTGGCCCGCGCTCTTCGCCGCGGCGGGGCAGGGGGCGGACGCCGTCGCGCCCGGCCTGTCGGCGCTCGTCGAGGAGGAGCTGGAGCTGCTCGCCGCCCGCTGGCCGCGCGGCCTGCCGGAGGGCGTGATCCACGCCGACCTGTTTCCCGACAACGTGTTCTTCCTCGGCGACCGCCTGAGCGGCCTCATCGACTTCTACTTCGCCTGCACGGACGCATTCGCCTACGACGTCGCGGTCTGCCTCAACGCTTGGTGCTTCGCGGAAGGCGGCGCCTTCGACCCCGCGCGGGGCCGGGCGCTGCTCGACGGCTACCGCGCCGTGAGGCCGCTGTCGCGCGGCGAGGTCGAGGCGCTGCCGACGCTGGCGCGCGGCGCCGCGCTGCGCTTCATGCTGACCCGCCTCGTCGACTGGCTGAACGTGCCGCCCGGCGCCCTGGTGAAGCCCAAGGACCCCCGCGAATATCTCGCCAAGCTGCGCTTTCACCGGACGGTAAGCACGGCCGAGGCCTATGGCTGGCATGACTGA
- the rnhA gene encoding ribonuclease HI, which translates to MTETITIWTDGACSGNPGPGGWGAILRLAGADRELKGGAPDTTNNRMELTAAITALLSLEEPSDVDLHTDSQYVRGGITGWMAGWKRNGWRTADKKPVKNIELWQQLDAATARHKVRWHWVKGHAGHPENERADLLARQGMAPFLRR; encoded by the coding sequence ATGACTGAGACGATCACCATCTGGACCGACGGCGCCTGCTCGGGCAATCCGGGCCCCGGCGGCTGGGGCGCCATCCTGCGCCTCGCCGGCGCGGACCGCGAGCTGAAGGGCGGCGCGCCCGACACGACCAACAACCGCATGGAGCTGACGGCCGCCATCACGGCGCTGCTCTCGCTCGAAGAGCCCAGCGACGTCGACCTCCACACGGACTCGCAATACGTGCGCGGCGGCATCACCGGCTGGATGGCGGGCTGGAAGCGCAACGGCTGGCGCACCGCCGACAAGAAACCCGTGAAGAACATCGAGCTGTGGCAGCAGCTCGATGCCGCCACGGCCCGCCACAAGGTGCGCTGGCACTGGGTCAAGGGCCACGCCGGCCACCCCGAGAACGAGCGGGCCGACCTCCTGGCGCGCCAGGGCATGGCGCCCTTCCTGCGGCGCTGA
- a CDS encoding SAM-dependent methyltransferase, with the protein MTLRRRILDTIRARMRADPPSLRLAFWDGDSFDFVPAPAVTIAIHDAKVLRRLAVGDMSSLGDAYVAGDLTVEGAVRDVLHVGLRIADGVGRSRLVQRLAPLVARIPGRHSRKRDADNIAIHYDVSNDFYALWLDKEMVYSCAYFGDGTETIDRAQERKLDHICRKLRLRPGERLLDIGCGWGGLLRWAAKHHGVTGVGVTLSREQHDYARARIAAEGLADRIEVRLQDYRDIGEPEGFDKIVSVGMYEHVGIKNLQTYFSGMQRLLKPGGIALNHGITAGDPDGHATGPAGGDFIDKYVFPGGEIPHLSRVVYEVSRAGLEVTDVEDLRPHYARTLSHWVERLEAEAEAATASAGIQRYRIWRMYMAGMGYAFDRGWLRLAQVVAYKPLDDARMASRPWTREALYREDAGAAESAPDWG; encoded by the coding sequence ATGACCCTGCGCCGACGCATCCTCGACACGATCCGCGCCCGCATGAGGGCGGACCCGCCGTCGCTGCGCCTCGCCTTCTGGGACGGCGACAGCTTCGACTTCGTGCCCGCGCCCGCCGTCACGATCGCGATCCACGACGCCAAGGTGCTGCGCCGCCTCGCCGTCGGCGACATGTCGAGCCTCGGGGACGCCTACGTGGCGGGCGACCTCACGGTGGAGGGCGCCGTGCGCGACGTGCTCCACGTGGGGCTCAGAATCGCCGACGGGGTCGGGCGCTCGCGGCTCGTGCAGCGGCTGGCCCCCCTCGTCGCCAGGATCCCCGGCCGCCACAGCCGCAAGCGCGACGCCGACAACATCGCGATCCACTACGACGTGTCGAACGACTTCTACGCGCTGTGGCTCGACAAGGAGATGGTCTATTCCTGCGCCTACTTCGGCGACGGGACCGAGACGATCGACCGCGCGCAGGAGCGCAAGCTCGACCACATCTGCCGCAAGCTGCGCCTCCGTCCCGGCGAGCGCCTGCTCGACATCGGCTGCGGCTGGGGCGGCCTCCTGCGCTGGGCCGCGAAGCACCACGGCGTCACCGGCGTCGGCGTCACCCTGAGCCGCGAGCAGCACGACTACGCCCGCGCCCGCATCGCCGCGGAGGGGCTCGCGGACCGGATCGAGGTGCGGCTGCAGGACTACCGCGACATCGGCGAGCCCGAGGGCTTCGACAAGATCGTGTCGGTCGGCATGTACGAGCACGTCGGCATCAAGAATTTGCAGACCTATTTTTCGGGCATGCAGAGGCTGCTCAAGCCCGGCGGCATCGCCCTCAACCACGGCATCACGGCCGGCGACCCGGACGGGCACGCGACCGGGCCGGCGGGCGGCGACTTCATCGACAAGTACGTGTTCCCCGGCGGCGAGATCCCGCACCTGTCGCGGGTGGTCTACGAGGTGTCCAGGGCCGGGCTCGAGGTGACGGACGTCGAGGACCTCCGCCCCCACTACGCCCGCACCCTGTCGCACTGGGTCGAGCGGCTGGAAGCGGAGGCGGAGGCCGCGACGGCCTCGGCCGGGATCCAGCGCTACCGCATCTGGCGCATGTACATGGCCGGCATGGGCTACGCCTTCGACCGGGGCTGGCTGCGCCTCGCCCAGGTCGTGGCCTACAAGCCCCTGGACGATGCGCGCATGGCGTCGCGCCCCTGGACCCGCGAGGCGCTCTACCGCGAGGACGCCGGAGCGGCCGAGAGCGCGCCCGACTGGGGCTGA
- a CDS encoding AI-2E family transporter, producing MTIQTDTAAAPRRWPGPGLFFGYCAIAVAALLIPWAIYELSNVVLLVVGAVLIATLLRVVAEPFHRFMPLPVWAALTLAGLLLLGVFGLTFYIFGAEMSFEFSDVTRRVAASIQELQTRLGGTEIGHYLTDRASGSGFSVTGLLEDVFSYGTTVVAGLIVIVISAIYLTSEPHLYRRGIALLFAERHRDRVDGVLVAVGKGLRLWLIGQLIEMAIIGLLSLFAVWLIGLPSIFALGLIAFVCEFIPFLGPILAAVPAVLVALTHGDHAAILTLVAYLLIHQIEGNLATPLIQRRLIEIPPALTLLGLAAVASLFGIGGILFAGPIVAILYVGVRKWYLGISVDDKSAHGAEAQPQSGALSAAPASSR from the coding sequence ATGACGATCCAGACCGACACGGCCGCCGCCCCGAGGCGGTGGCCCGGCCCCGGCCTGTTCTTCGGCTATTGCGCGATCGCGGTCGCGGCGCTGCTCATCCCGTGGGCGATCTACGAGCTTTCCAACGTCGTGCTGCTCGTGGTGGGCGCGGTGCTGATCGCCACCCTGCTCCGCGTCGTGGCGGAGCCGTTCCACCGCTTCATGCCGCTGCCGGTCTGGGCCGCCCTGACGCTGGCGGGCCTGCTGCTGCTCGGCGTGTTCGGCCTCACCTTCTATATCTTCGGCGCCGAGATGTCGTTCGAGTTCTCGGACGTGACGCGCCGCGTCGCGGCCTCGATCCAGGAACTCCAGACGAGGCTCGGCGGCACGGAGATCGGCCACTACCTGACCGACCGCGCGAGCGGGTCCGGCTTCTCCGTGACGGGCCTTCTGGAGGACGTCTTCTCCTACGGCACCACCGTGGTCGCCGGCCTGATCGTCATCGTGATCTCGGCCATCTACCTCACCTCCGAGCCGCACCTGTACCGGCGCGGCATCGCGCTGCTGTTCGCCGAGCGGCACCGCGACCGGGTCGACGGCGTGCTGGTGGCCGTCGGCAAGGGCCTGCGCCTGTGGCTGATCGGCCAGCTCATCGAGATGGCGATCATCGGGCTGCTGTCGCTGTTCGCCGTGTGGCTGATCGGCCTGCCGTCGATCTTCGCGCTCGGGCTCATCGCCTTCGTGTGCGAGTTCATCCCCTTCCTGGGCCCGATCCTCGCCGCGGTGCCGGCCGTGCTGGTGGCGCTGACGCACGGCGATCACGCCGCCATCCTGACCCTGGTGGCCTACCTGCTGATCCACCAGATCGAGGGCAACCTCGCGACCCCCTTGATCCAGCGCCGGCTGATCGAGATCCCGCCGGCGCTGACGCTGCTCGGGCTCGCCGCGGTGGCGTCCCTGTTCGGCATCGGCGGCATCCTGTTCGCGGGGCCGATCGTGGCCATCCTCTACGTCGGCGTCCGCAAATGGTACCTCGGCATCTCCGTGGACGACAAATCCGCCCACGGAGCCGAGGCTCAGCCCCAGTCGGGCGCGCTCTCGGCCGCTCCGGCGTCCTCGCGGTAG
- a CDS encoding AI-2E family transporter has protein sequence MSAGDRGVPMNRGGAEPPGWATAATVTAVLAICYFLRYALLPIALVAALAFVLRPIVRWLQRRLRVPKLAGVIIVYVAVLAVAGLAAWYLVGVVGDRIVAGASDAPHLLTEQIRRMVGPQIHAFGQDISAEDLSKRLLDGVKDAVAKPDAAILAGGAIVGLPAVGVLMLVVLFYFLNSGRQILQGALHLFPPRYRGHITLLGARIEPMLRHYVRGVIAVTIYTAVVCWLVLGLWFHASFALLISVAVGVLELIPVVGPAASLVLFGIVAVVDGHGLWAFAAFMGLAVFLRVSVDNVVGPLVLGRAVTLHPVVVIIAFLIGASLFGIIGVFVAVPVAAAVKIVLATWYEERGEKHP, from the coding sequence GTGAGCGCGGGCGACCGGGGCGTCCCGATGAACCGGGGCGGCGCCGAGCCGCCGGGCTGGGCCACGGCGGCGACGGTCACGGCCGTGCTGGCGATCTGCTACTTCCTGCGCTACGCGCTGCTGCCCATCGCGCTCGTGGCGGCGCTGGCCTTCGTGCTGCGGCCGATCGTGCGCTGGCTGCAGCGCCGCCTGCGTGTGCCCAAGCTCGCGGGCGTCATCATCGTCTACGTGGCCGTGCTGGCGGTCGCGGGCTTGGCGGCCTGGTACCTCGTCGGCGTGGTCGGGGACCGCATCGTCGCGGGCGCCTCGGACGCGCCGCACCTGCTCACCGAGCAGATCAGGCGCATGGTCGGGCCGCAGATCCACGCCTTCGGGCAGGACATCAGCGCCGAAGATCTGTCGAAGCGTCTCCTCGACGGCGTGAAGGACGCCGTCGCCAAGCCCGACGCGGCGATCCTGGCCGGCGGCGCCATCGTGGGCCTGCCCGCCGTGGGCGTGCTGATGCTGGTCGTGCTGTTCTACTTCCTGAACTCGGGCCGCCAGATCCTGCAGGGCGCGCTGCACCTGTTCCCGCCGCGCTACCGGGGGCACATCACCCTGCTGGGCGCGCGGATCGAGCCCATGCTGCGCCACTACGTGCGCGGCGTGATCGCGGTCACGATCTACACGGCGGTCGTGTGCTGGCTCGTGCTGGGCCTGTGGTTCCACGCCTCCTTCGCGCTGCTGATCTCGGTCGCGGTGGGCGTGCTGGAGTTGATCCCCGTGGTCGGACCCGCGGCCTCGCTGGTCCTCTTCGGCATCGTCGCCGTGGTGGACGGCCATGGGCTCTGGGCCTTCGCGGCCTTCATGGGGCTCGCCGTGTTCCTGCGCGTGTCGGTCGACAACGTCGTCGGCCCGCTGGTGCTCGGCCGCGCCGTCACGCTGCACCCGGTGGTCGTCATCATCGCCTTCCTGATCGGCGCCTCGCTGTTCGGGATCATCGGCGTCTTCGTCGCCGTCCCGGTCGCGGCGGCGGTGAAGATCGTGCTCGCGACCTGGTACGAAGAGCGAGGAGAGAAACACCCATGA
- a CDS encoding glycosyltransferase, producing MLLLLAALFDAVLAWAILRMVAQARLYTGIAAPEGAVSASEPAGGWPAVTVVVPARDEADVIGPCVGGLLAQDYPGDRLRVVLVDDGSTDGTAEVARAAAGGDPRLRIVPGGALPRGWTGKSHACARGAEAAGDGWLCFMDADTRAEPALLRAAVARSLERGTGLLSLEPFQELGGPADRLVMPCGLYLLAATGDHAAVNDPGSDAAAANGQFMLFAPGAYAALGGHAAVRAEVCEDLALARLAKRRGIGFALLGAETLVRTRMYRDAAALWHGLSKNVGVLGGGAGRTVAIAAGGLLMALASLALPALAAARLAAGPWGAGDLAAAVLAFCGLFAVVGLHVAGTRHFRIPAAYGLAYPAGYALAFALAANAARLQRLGRVRWKDRTVEAPTGAAP from the coding sequence ATGCTGCTCCTCCTGGCCGCGCTGTTCGACGCGGTTCTGGCCTGGGCGATCCTGCGGATGGTCGCGCAGGCCAGGCTCTACACCGGCATAGCGGCGCCCGAGGGCGCCGTTTCCGCGTCGGAGCCCGCCGGCGGCTGGCCGGCCGTCACCGTGGTGGTCCCGGCGCGCGACGAGGCGGACGTGATCGGCCCCTGCGTCGGCGGCCTCCTGGCGCAGGACTACCCTGGCGACCGGCTCCGCGTGGTGCTGGTCGACGACGGCTCGACGGACGGCACGGCCGAGGTCGCCCGCGCGGCGGCGGGCGGCGACCCGCGCCTGCGCATCGTCCCGGGCGGCGCCCTGCCGCGCGGCTGGACCGGAAAGTCCCACGCCTGCGCGCGCGGCGCCGAGGCGGCGGGGGACGGCTGGCTCTGCTTCATGGACGCCGACACCCGCGCCGAGCCCGCGCTGCTGCGCGCCGCGGTGGCGCGCAGCCTGGAGCGGGGCACCGGCCTGCTGTCGCTGGAGCCGTTCCAGGAGCTCGGCGGCCCGGCCGACCGGCTCGTCATGCCCTGCGGCCTCTACCTCCTCGCCGCCACGGGCGACCACGCCGCCGTCAACGATCCCGGCAGCGACGCCGCGGCGGCCAACGGGCAGTTCATGCTCTTCGCGCCCGGCGCCTACGCGGCCCTCGGCGGCCACGCCGCCGTGCGGGCCGAGGTCTGCGAGGACCTCGCGCTGGCGCGGCTCGCCAAGCGCCGGGGCATCGGCTTCGCGCTGCTCGGCGCCGAGACGCTGGTCCGCACCCGCATGTACCGCGACGCCGCGGCCCTCTGGCACGGCCTGTCCAAGAACGTCGGCGTGCTCGGCGGCGGCGCCGGCCGGACCGTGGCGATCGCGGCCGGCGGCCTCCTCATGGCGCTGGCGAGCCTCGCCCTGCCGGCGCTCGCGGCGGCGCGGCTCGCCGCGGGGCCGTGGGGCGCGGGCGACCTCGCCGCTGCCGTGCTGGCCTTCTGCGGGCTCTTCGCGGTCGTCGGCCTCCACGTCGCGGGGACGCGCCATTTCAGGATCCCGGCGGCCTACGGCCTCGCCTATCCGGCCGGCTACGCGCTGGCCTTCGCGCTGGCGGCCAACGCCGCCCGCCTCCAGCGGCTCGGCCGCGTGCGCTGGAAGGACCGCACCGTGGAAGCCCCGACCGGAGCTGCGCCGTGA
- a CDS encoding YkoP family protein translates to MTLHPFLKAPSSFRHIGRRMFSAPGPDGLSFRVAEPAPLAPPASEAAVRHGYSIRSSTGTDVLRRAISGIDGYLSYCCGVKPFSRDERCLLRYAAISSPGDHRLSDGTVLEAGDLVIDLHLWNEHIPPVPKAGPDLAWARLVSQWMKHSLVLLAGAVRTNPELRGVKAIRAKTNFVGWGGQSESMSRLIARFGFEDVDEGSASMPERVHDAFENILIGALTWTHNPEALRRDKLIRQRRPVWMSADTLQRRHSDG, encoded by the coding sequence GTGACGCTCCATCCCTTCCTCAAAGCACCTTCGTCCTTCCGTCACATCGGGCGCCGCATGTTCTCGGCGCCCGGTCCCGACGGGCTCTCCTTCCGCGTCGCCGAGCCCGCGCCCCTCGCGCCGCCGGCGTCGGAGGCGGCCGTCCGGCACGGCTACAGCATCAGGTCGTCGACCGGCACCGACGTGCTGCGCCGCGCGATCAGCGGCATCGACGGCTACCTGAGCTACTGCTGCGGGGTGAAGCCTTTCAGCCGCGACGAGCGGTGCCTCCTGCGCTACGCCGCCATATCGTCGCCCGGCGATCACCGCCTGTCGGACGGCACGGTGCTGGAGGCGGGCGACCTCGTGATCGACCTCCACCTGTGGAACGAGCACATCCCGCCCGTGCCGAAGGCGGGGCCGGACCTCGCCTGGGCGCGGCTCGTCTCGCAGTGGATGAAGCACTCGCTGGTCCTGCTCGCCGGGGCGGTGCGGACGAATCCGGAACTGCGCGGCGTCAAGGCGATCCGCGCCAAGACCAACTTCGTCGGCTGGGGCGGGCAGAGCGAGAGCATGTCGCGGCTCATCGCGCGCTTCGGCTTCGAGGACGTCGACGAGGGCTCGGCCTCGATGCCCGAGCGCGTCCACGACGCCTTCGAGAACATCCTCATCGGCGCGCTCACCTGGACCCACAACCCGGAAGCCCTGCGGCGCGACAAGCTGATCCGCCAGCGCCGGCCCGTGTGGATGTCGGCCGACACGCTGCAGCGCCGCCATTCCGACGGCTGA